A window from Setaria italica strain Yugu1 chromosome VIII, Setaria_italica_v2.0, whole genome shotgun sequence encodes these proteins:
- the LOC101781702 gene encoding aspartic proteinase nepenthesin-1, with the protein MCKQLALVLTLLAISLGHAAAAASVRMKVMHVDAGRGLTNRELLQRLSSRSKARAARLLPKAASAPVTPGAIPGAVPDTEYLAHLAIGTPPQPVQLTLDTGSDLVWTQCRPCISCFRQALPYFDPSLSSTFAGVPCRSTACQSLRKPSCVRSPRGQQACAYSYSYADGSVTIGRIEADTVTFDGHTATAVTGVSFGCGHDNTGIFESNETGIVGFGRGFLSLPSQLKVGNFSHCFTTITGAAAPSAVLLGLPANLYNSARGVVQTTPLVRNPPRNPNFYYVSLRGITVGSTRLPVPESAFTLRDDGDGGTIIDSGTGMTSLPEDVYKLMREAFVAQVRLRVYNVRSLSQLCFAAPSSSTAKPDDVPKLLFHFEGATLDLPRENYMFDAVEEGRSITCLAINAGGGSMTIVGNYQQQNMHVLYDLANGKLSFVPAQCEKL; encoded by the coding sequence ATGTGCAAGCAGTTAGCCCTCGTGCTCACGCTGCTTGCCATCTCTTTGGGCcatgccgccgcagccgcgtcTGTCAGGATGAAGGTCATGCACGtcgacgccggccgcggcctAACCAACCGCGAGCTGCTCCAACGCTTGTCGTCGCGGAGCAAGGCCCGAGCCGCACGGTTACTCCCCAAAGCGGCCAGCGCCCCGGTGACACCGGGGGCGATCCCCGGCGCCGTCCCGGACACCGAGTACTTGGCGCACCTGGCCATcggcacgccgccgcagcccgtGCAGCTGACGCTCGACACGGGCAGCGACCTCGTCTGGACGCAGTGCCGGCCGTGCATCTCCTGCTTCCGCCAGGCCCTTCCTTACTTCGACCCGTCCCTCTCCTCCACGTTCGCCGGCGTCCCTTGCCGCTCCACGGCGTGCCAGAGCCTGCGGAAGCCGTCGTGCGTGAGGTCCCCGAGGGGCCAACAGGCTTGCgcctactcctactcctacgCCGACGGCTCGGTGACGATCGGGCGCATCGAGGCAGACACGGTCACGTTCGACGGGcacaccgccaccgccgtgACCGGCGTGTCCTTCGGGTGCGGTCACGATAACACCGGCATTTTCGAGTCCAACGAGACCGGCATCGTCGGCTTCGGCCGCGGTTTCCTGTCTCTGCCGTCACAGCTCAAGGTGGGCAACTTCTCTCACTGCTTCACCACGATCACGGGTGCGGCGGCACCCAGCGCCGTCCTGCTCGGCCTGCCAGCGAACCTCTACAACAGCGCCCGTGGCGTCGTGCAGACAACCCCGCTCGTCAGGAACCCGCCTAGGAATCCAAACTTTTACTACGTCTCGCTGAGAGGCATCACCGTCGGCTCGACGAGGCTACCGGTGCCCGAGTCCGCCTTCACGCTGAGAGACGATGGGGACGGCGGCACGATCATCGACTCCGGCACCGGCATGACGTCGCTGCCCGAGGACGTGTACAAGCTCATGCGCGAGGCGTTCGTTGCCCAGGTGAGGCTCCGCGTGTACAACGTGCGTTCGCTCTCCCAGCTCTGCTtcgcggcgccgtcgtcgtcgacggcgaaGCCCGACGACGTGCCCAAGCTGCTGTTCCACTTCGAGGGCGCGACGCTGGACCTGCCGCGGGAGAACTACATGTTCGACGCCGTGGAGGAGGGACGCTCCATCACCTGCCTTGCTATCAACGCTGGTGGTGGCAGCATGACTATAGTAGGCAACTATCAGCAGCAGAACATGCACGTGCTCTACGACCTGGCCAATGGCAAGCTATCCTTCGTTCCGGCTCAGTGTGAGAAGCTTTAA
- the LOC101784957 gene encoding wall-associated receptor kinase 4, whose product MKRLAAMVLWFLLIPTLAFSYLIIPLPPLVAGASGSNIAPPPPALPAAPRPGCPSMCGNVNIPYPFGIGVECAWRPGMGFSITCDHSYNPPRPYTGDFEVISISLEAGEMHVFSDVAYICYNSSTTTASNGVSAWTLSFNPAFLISPTRNIFTGIGCDAIAFLNGREDFSFFTGCITSCNSLHAAAEDGEECTGLGCCQSSIPTNLSTIKIYWGNNESYTPTNLAWEYSPCNYAFIGENDWYHFNQSDLKRDANNKTFIDRVGNRTIPMVLDWSIRDGMSCQAPTKDYAGAPTAPACISRNSFCVNAAHGPGYLCNCSKGYTGNPYVTDGCTNINECKLRKSNPAIYEKLCGSNSKCHDTQGDYECKCKFGHKGDGKSEKGCQPIIEGYAIAIVVTLVSLTILVILLCLLYMEYRRRIRRGHFDKNGGKILEGAANIVTFSEDELRKITNNFSKDRQIGRGAFGMVYKGTTDDNKRVAVKRPIVEGEKSRQGGEFVDEIIFQFAISHTNIVRLVGCCLETSIPMLVFEFIPNGSLSDMLHGAGKQGSLSLQMRLDIAIGSAEALTYMHSHDAGHNNRIHGDVKSGNILLDDDLNPKVSDFGSSKLVSIASRYAKWAVSGDMSYIDPVYINTGSFTEKSDVYSFGVVLLELITRKKARYDGCNSLPMNFVKTCKKEGNGWKMYDRDIFSGEDAQTSQRYIECLDRIGALAVRCLKEDVEERPTMAEVVEKLKQVKLIAFGNSGSEAR is encoded by the exons atgaAGCGCCTTGCAGCCATGGTGCTCTGGTTTCTCCTTATTCCTACCTTAGCATTTTCCTATCTAATAATTCCACTGCCGCCATTGGTGGCAGGAGCCTCCGGTTCCAACatagcgccaccaccaccggcatTGCCAGCAGCTCCAAGGCCGGGCTGCCCTAGCATGTGCGGCAATGTAAACATTCCCTACCCATTCGGCATCGGGGTCGAATGTGCCTGGCGGCCGGGCATGGGCTTCTCCATCACTTGCGACCATAGCTATAACCCTCCAAGACCATACACAGGCGACTTCGAGGTCATCAGCATCTCGTTGGAGGCCGGCGAGATGCATGTCTTCTCCGACGTGGCCTACATCTGCTACAACTCATCCACCACCACTGCATCCAACGGAGTCAGCGCCTGGACACTCAGCTTCAACCCCGCATTTCTCATCTCCCCAACTCGCAACATCTTTACAGGCATCGGCTGCGACGCGATTGCATTTCTAAACGGCAGAGAGGATTTCAGCTTCTTCACTGGCTGCATCACCTCATGCAACAGCTTGCATGCAGCGGCTGAAGACGGCGAGGAGTGCACGGGGCTTGGCTGCTGCCAGAGTTCCATCCCAACCAACCTCTCCACGATAAAGATCTACTGGGGGAACAACGAGAGCTATACGCCTACAAATCTAGCGTGGGAATACAGCCCCTGCAACTACGCTTTTATCGGGGAGAACGACTG GTACCACTTCAATCAGAGTGATCTCAAACGTGATGCCAATAACAAGACCTTTATTGACCGTGTTGGAAACAGAACCATCCCCATGGTGCTTGATTGGTCCATCAGGGATGGCATGTCTTGCCAGGCACCAACAAAGGATTATGCTGGGGCACCGACAGCTCCTGCTTGCATCAGTAGAAATAGCTTCTGTGTTAACGCCGCACACGGACCTGGGTACCTCTGCAATTGTTCCAAGGGCTACACGGGCAACCCCTACGTCACCGATGGCTGCACAA ACATTAACGAGTGCAAACTTCGAAAATCAAATCCTGCGATTTATGAAAAACTTTGTGGCAGTAATAGCAAATGCCATGACACACAGGGCGATTACGAGTGCAAATGCAAATTTGGACACAAAGGAGATGGTAAAAGTGAGAAAGGATGCCAGCCCATAATTGAAGGATATGCAATCGCTATAGTAG TTACATTGGTCTCCCTCACTATTCTGGTGATCCTACTATGTCTTCTGTACATGGAGTACAGACGACGTATTCGGAGAGGGCACTTTGACAAAAATGGTGGTAAAATCCTAGAGGGCGCTGCGAACATCGTCACCTTCTCGGAAGATGAGTTGAGGAAGATCACAAACAACTTCTCGAAAGATCGTCAAATTGGAAGAGGTGCCTTTGGCATGGTCTACAAAGGCACCACCGATGACAACAAGCGAGTCGCGGTTAAACGACCCATAGTAGAAGGAGAGAAATCCCGGCAAGGGGGTGAATTCGTCGACGAGATCATCTTCCAATTCGCCATCAGCCACACCAACATTGTGCGCCTCGTTGGGTGCTGCCTGGAGACGAGCATCCCCATGCTGGTATTTGAGTTCATCCCCAACGGAAGCCTCTCCGACATGCTCCACGGTGCCGGCAAGCAAGGCTCTCTTTCTTTGCAGATGCGACTTGACATTGCCATTGGCTCTGCAGAAGCTCTCACCTACATGCACTCACATGATGCCGGACACAACAACCGCATCCACGGGGACGTGAAGTCTGGAAACATCCTGCTCGACGACGACCTCAACCCCAAGGTCTCGGACTTTGGGTCGTCCAAGCTCGTGTCCATTGCTAGCAGGTATGCCAAATGGGCGGTGTCAGGGGACATGAGCTACATTGACCCGGTGTACATCAACACTGGTTCTTTCACGGAgaagagcgacgtgtacagcttcggcgtggtACTCCTGGAGCTCATCACCAGAAAGAAGGCCAGGTATGACGGGTGCAACAGCCTCCCCATGAACTTTGTAAAGACTTGCAAGAAGGAGGGCAACGGATGGAAGATGTATGACAGAGACATCTTCTCTGGTGAGGATGCTCAGACGTCTCAACGTTACATTGAGTGCCTCGACAGGATAGGCGCGTTGGCTGTCCGATGTCTCAAGGAAGATGTGGAGGAGAGACCAACCATGGCAGAGGTGGTGGAAAAGCTTAAGCAAGTGAAGTTAATAGCCTTCGGAAACTCAGGCTCAGAGGCGAGATGA